One Leifsonia shinshuensis DNA window includes the following coding sequences:
- the wecB gene encoding non-hydrolyzing UDP-N-acetylglucosamine 2-epimerase, with product MTTRTRSVAARSGDIAVVLGTRPEIIKLASVVRALGPRARVVHTGQHWDDSMAGRFFTDLGIGEPHIRLSGMSGKGRPEQVAEGIAELTAHFRADRPAAVIVQGDTNSTSVGAQAASYLDIPVIHVEAGLRSHDRAMPEELNRLVVGALAELHCAATAANRDNLLREGVPAERIAVTGNTVVEATIASLEAAAPAQRAETGRPLVLATVHRPENTDDPEALRRVLEGLRRIEADVVLALHPRTEAAANRWGLAGLLDAFDVRRGLGHGDFLALASVADLIVSDSGGVQEEVTVLGKPLLVVRRSTERPESIDAGFARLVTPGEDIAAAAAGVLSQPGLRSRLAATPSPYGDGRAGAQIAQAALRLADAA from the coding sequence ATGACCACCCGCACCCGTTCCGTCGCCGCCCGCTCCGGCGACATCGCCGTCGTCCTCGGCACCCGCCCCGAGATCATCAAGCTCGCGAGCGTCGTCCGCGCCCTCGGCCCCCGTGCCCGCGTCGTGCACACCGGCCAGCACTGGGACGACAGCATGGCCGGGCGGTTCTTCACGGACCTCGGCATCGGCGAGCCGCACATCCGCCTGTCCGGCATGAGCGGCAAGGGCCGTCCCGAGCAGGTCGCCGAAGGGATCGCGGAGCTCACCGCGCACTTCCGCGCGGACCGTCCCGCCGCCGTGATCGTGCAGGGCGACACCAACTCGACCTCGGTCGGCGCCCAGGCGGCGTCCTACCTCGACATCCCGGTCATCCACGTCGAGGCCGGGCTGCGCTCCCACGACCGCGCGATGCCCGAAGAGCTCAACCGGCTCGTGGTCGGCGCGCTCGCCGAGCTGCACTGCGCGGCGACCGCCGCCAACCGGGACAACCTGCTCCGCGAGGGCGTGCCGGCCGAGCGGATCGCGGTCACCGGCAACACGGTCGTCGAGGCCACCATCGCCTCCCTGGAGGCTGCGGCGCCCGCCCAACGTGCGGAGACCGGACGGCCACTGGTGCTCGCCACCGTCCACCGCCCGGAGAACACCGACGACCCGGAGGCGCTGCGCCGCGTCCTCGAGGGGCTGCGCCGGATCGAGGCGGACGTCGTCCTCGCCCTCCACCCGCGCACCGAGGCCGCCGCGAACCGCTGGGGCCTCGCAGGACTGCTGGACGCCTTCGACGTGCGCCGCGGCCTCGGCCACGGCGACTTCCTCGCCCTCGCGAGCGTCGCCGACCTGATCGTCTCCGACTCCGGCGGCGTGCAGGAGGAGGTCACGGTGCTGGGGAAGCCGCTCCTCGTCGTCCGGCGCTCCACCGAGCGCCCCGAATCCATCGACGCCGGGTTCGCCCGGCTCGTGACGCCGGGGGAGGACATCGCCGCCGCGGCGGCCGGCGTCCTCTCCCAGCCCGGTCTGCGTTCGCGCCTGGCCGCGACCCCGTCGCCGTACGGCGACGGACGCGCCGGCGCGCAGATCGCCCAGGCGGCCCTGCGGCTCGCGGACGCCGCCTGA
- a CDS encoding Ig-like domain-containing protein has product MKTTRRLLAGTGALVATAAMTILTPLAAQAADPAANGTVVLNGDFAGTAAPLKAPYAGKVTASASNGVKLTGSAQSMMAELTAQANCMPAVSAIGRIVDCGTFTETLTFDAPVTEPILKLISFGWGVKNADGLEVRGWAEPRIAQIDGKPAPAVAPLAAASGTGAGWKDNTLTTDGAGLVGAPANAGTMADVQLPGAVTSVTFVHDLKAVKTAGPVNSTATSPQSSAVSIGLSREITPVTATISAKDDDAKTATLTGKGEPGATITVGTPNGPKTATVAADGTWSVDLDGLAEGKNDLTVSQPVKDQNGTTVTSTADVAVTIDVPAPAEPLTAQVDSKDDDARTAVISGTGTPGATVTVTTPTGPADTTVQEDGTWSLEVSGLAEGQNDLTVTSGDESADVSVIIAVQEVPVLLGLAGAGVLGATGAVIGRRKRARK; this is encoded by the coding sequence ATGAAGACCACCAGAAGACTGCTCGCCGGAACCGGCGCGCTCGTCGCGACCGCCGCGATGACCATCCTGACCCCGCTCGCCGCCCAGGCCGCGGACCCGGCCGCGAACGGCACGGTCGTCCTGAACGGCGACTTCGCCGGCACGGCGGCCCCGCTGAAGGCGCCCTATGCCGGAAAGGTCACCGCGAGCGCGTCGAACGGCGTCAAACTCACCGGGTCCGCGCAGAGCATGATGGCCGAGCTGACCGCTCAGGCGAACTGCATGCCGGCCGTCTCCGCGATCGGAAGGATCGTCGACTGCGGGACCTTCACCGAGACCCTCACCTTCGACGCGCCGGTGACGGAGCCCATCCTGAAGCTGATCAGCTTCGGCTGGGGCGTCAAGAACGCGGACGGTCTCGAGGTGAGGGGCTGGGCCGAGCCGCGTATCGCCCAGATCGACGGCAAGCCCGCGCCGGCCGTCGCGCCGCTCGCGGCGGCCTCCGGCACGGGAGCCGGCTGGAAGGACAACACCCTGACGACCGACGGCGCGGGCCTGGTCGGAGCGCCCGCCAACGCAGGCACCATGGCCGACGTCCAGCTCCCCGGAGCCGTCACCTCGGTGACCTTCGTCCACGACCTCAAGGCGGTCAAGACGGCGGGCCCGGTGAACTCGACCGCGACGTCGCCGCAGAGCTCGGCCGTGTCCATCGGCCTGTCGCGGGAGATCACCCCGGTGACGGCGACGATCTCGGCGAAGGACGACGACGCGAAGACCGCGACGCTCACCGGAAAGGGTGAGCCGGGCGCGACGATCACCGTCGGCACGCCGAACGGCCCGAAGACCGCCACCGTCGCCGCCGACGGCACGTGGTCGGTGGACCTCGACGGCCTCGCCGAGGGGAAGAACGACCTGACGGTGTCCCAGCCGGTGAAGGACCAGAACGGCACGACCGTGACCTCCACCGCCGATGTCGCCGTGACGATCGACGTGCCGGCCCCGGCCGAGCCGCTGACCGCTCAGGTCGACTCGAAGGACGACGACGCCAGGACCGCGGTGATCTCGGGCACCGGCACGCCGGGCGCGACCGTGACCGTCACGACGCCGACCGGTCCGGCGGACACCACTGTGCAGGAGGACGGCACCTGGTCGCTGGAGGTCTCGGGCCTCGCCGAGGGCCAGAACGACCTCACCGTGACCTCGGGCGACGAGTCCGCCGACGTGAGCGTGATCATCGCGGTGCAGGAGGTCCCGGTGCTGCTGGGCCTGGCCGGCGCCGGCGTGCTCGGCGCGACCGGCGCGGTGATCGGCCGCCGCAAGCGCGCGCGGAAGTAA